The Dehalococcoidia bacterium genome includes a window with the following:
- a CDS encoding 3-methyl-2-oxobutanoate dehydrogenase subunit beta: protein MDGNSAIGEAAIRAGCTSYFGYPITPQNELTEYMATNLPKRKGCTFIQAESELSAINMVYGASLAGVRTMTSSSSPGISLKQEGISY from the coding sequence ATGGATGGGAACAGCGCCATCGGGGAAGCGGCCATCCGAGCCGGATGCACCAGCTATTTCGGTTACCCGATCACCCCTCAAAATGAGCTGACGGAGTACATGGCTACCAACTTGCCCAAGAGGAAAGGGTGCACCTTCATCCAGGCGGAAAGCGAACTCTCGGCCATCAATATGGTTTATGGCGCGAGCTTGGCGGGAGTGAGGACAATGACATCCTCTTCCAGCCCGGGAATCAGCCTGAAGCAGGAAGGCATCTCCTAT
- a CDS encoding ferredoxin family protein — MAKGYIEIDREMCKGCRICIAFCPQSSISLSDQMNSNSYLPAQLNESHQCTGCAICATVCPDIAIEVYRD, encoded by the coding sequence ATGGCAAAAGGGTATATCGAGATCGATCGGGAGATGTGCAAGGGATGCCGGATTTGCATTGCCTTCTGTCCCCAGAGCTCGATCTCTCTCTCCGATCAGATGAATTCCAATAGTTACCTGCCGGCTCAGTTGAACGAGAGCCACCAATGCACGGGCTGTGCTATCTGCGCCACAGTGTGCCCGGATATCGCCATCGAGGTGTACCGTGACTAA
- a CDS encoding polysaccharide deacetylase family protein, with amino-acid sequence MGKKIPILSYHKVDEAAPTRHWMTTSEFDAQMSALHSYGFRAVTLEDIRQHVRGEKGLPEEPICLTFDDGYRNFYTSAYPILKKYAFVATVFLPTDYIGTEVRRMNDWDRSPEELAFPTPHMVWPEVEELHRGGILIGAHTQTHPDLAEMLKSEPSRVASEIIASKREIESRLDVPVHFMAYPYKSSNEALEELVHEAGFHGAVIDNGNIFDTATDNWFRMNRIAILSR; translated from the coding sequence TTGGGAAAGAAAATCCCGATACTCTCATATCATAAAGTGGACGAGGCGGCTCCCACCAGGCATTGGATGACCACATCGGAATTCGATGCCCAGATGTCTGCTCTGCATTCCTATGGCTTCAGAGCAGTTACACTGGAGGATATCCGGCAACACGTTCGGGGGGAAAAGGGCCTTCCGGAAGAACCGATATGCCTCACCTTCGACGATGGCTACCGCAATTTCTATACCAGCGCTTACCCCATCCTGAAGAAGTACGCCTTTGTGGCCACCGTCTTTCTGCCAACGGACTATATCGGAACTGAAGTCAGGCGCATGAACGACTGGGACCGTTCTCCTGAGGAACTGGCTTTCCCGACTCCCCACATGGTCTGGCCTGAAGTGGAAGAGCTGCATCGGGGCGGCATACTGATCGGAGCACACACCCAAACGCATCCCGATCTTGCTGAAATGCTCAAGTCTGAACCGTCGCGGGTCGCCTCGGAAATCATTGCGAGCAAAAGGGAAATCGAATCGAGGCTGGATGTCCCGGTTCATTTCATGGCCTATCCATACAAATCGTCAAACGAGGCGCTTGAGGAACTGGTGCACGAGGCAGGTTTCCACGGCGCGGTGATCGATAATGGAAACATATTCGATACTGCAACCGACAATTGGTTTCGGATGAACCGGATCGCGATTCTCTCCAGGTGA
- the senB gene encoding selenoneine biosynthesis selenosugar synthase SenB, translating into MNIRFLVPSTSTMTNGNIITSQRWSSLLSTLGHHVITGRDTYDEPCDIVVAFNAYKTYHQVMDIRRRRGDIPVIICLTGTDIYQDLPREPLKKEVLNLADQLVVLQPTIIDLLPSPVRSKTMVIYQSAVRPSIEPDKSTSHFDVCVIGHLREVKDPLRTAKAARLLPLRSRIRVLHIGKALSDDFGRAAALEVEQNPRYHWLGEKSKEETERILLNSHLLALTSLSEGGANVISEAVVSGVPVIASDIPCVQGLLGNDYPGLFPPGDTHKLANLLLQAESDKEYYAELLYRCNKQAYKFDPALEREQLRILIEKVGGSGFGKENPDTLIS; encoded by the coding sequence ATGAATATTCGCTTTCTTGTGCCCTCGACATCGACGATGACGAACGGCAACATCATTACCAGCCAGAGATGGAGTTCCCTTCTGAGCACACTGGGGCACCATGTGATCACCGGACGGGATACCTACGACGAACCCTGCGATATCGTAGTAGCATTCAATGCCTACAAGACCTACCATCAGGTCATGGACATACGGCGGCGCAGGGGGGATATCCCCGTCATCATTTGCCTCACGGGTACAGACATCTATCAGGACCTGCCAAGAGAACCCCTCAAAAAAGAGGTGCTGAACCTGGCAGACCAGTTGGTGGTATTGCAACCAACAATAATTGATCTACTGCCATCGCCTGTCCGGAGCAAAACAATGGTCATTTATCAATCGGCCGTTCGCCCATCCATCGAGCCTGATAAGTCGACCAGTCACTTCGATGTATGCGTGATCGGCCATTTGCGCGAGGTGAAAGATCCGCTTCGAACGGCAAAGGCAGCCCGACTCTTACCACTTCGCTCCAGGATCAGGGTTCTCCACATCGGCAAAGCGCTATCCGATGATTTCGGGCGCGCTGCTGCGCTTGAAGTTGAGCAGAACCCGCGCTATCATTGGCTCGGGGAAAAGTCGAAGGAGGAAACAGAGCGAATCCTTCTGAATAGCCATCTTCTGGCGCTGACTTCGCTTTCGGAAGGCGGCGCAAATGTGATTTCCGAAGCCGTTGTTTCAGGTGTACCGGTCATTGCGAGCGATATCCCGTGCGTGCAGGGGCTGCTTGGCAACGACTATCCGGGCCTTTTTCCTCCCGGTGACACTCACAAACTGGCTAATCTCCTCCTGCAGGCTGAGTCCGACAAAGAGTATTACGCCGAGTTGCTCTACCGATGCAATAAGCAAGCATACAAGTTTGATCCGGCGCTGGAAAGAGAACAGCTCCGTATTCTGATCGAAAAAGTCGGAGGCAGTGGATTTGGGAAAGAAAATCCCGATACTCTCATATCATAA